The genome window ACCCGGTTGTGGACGACAGTCAGGGGCAGTTAGAGACAATAGACTACGGTTCACCGTTCGATAAGATTCTGCCCTACGTTAGCGGACACGATTCCAACAAGGTGGGCATCTACATATGTCCGTCGGATCCGGATCCTCATGGGCAGTCGCTTTTGGATGCCAATGGCAACTGTAAAAACACCGATCCGCCTGCACCACCGCCGGGGGCGCTCACCAGTTACGTGCTCAACGCCTACTATCTTTTCGGTGCCACCTTGGCGCAACTGCCGGACCCGTCGCGTTCCATCTATATTAGTGAGCGGCGCGACACGTTTTGTGACGTTCACTACCATCCCTGGTTAGGTGAGATACTTGCACCCAATGGGCCTAACGATCCGATCAATCCGATCGCTATTGCCTACAATCGGCATAACGGGGGAAGTAACTTTGTCTATGCCGATGGCCATGCAAAGTGGCACCGTTTCGAGGACACCATACGTCCTTTTGAAGGGCATGAGCTCTACGGTGAGCATCAGGCGTTTTAATGCAGAATAGGCTGTAGGTAGCACTGCGCCTCTACCTCGTTTGCAAGGTAGAGGCGCACGACCGTCCTTCACGTCTACAAATAGGGCCCTCGAGGGGATCGCCTAGACGATCTGCATCGGCATCAGCACGCAGAGATAATCGAGATCAAACCCGCTGTTCTCTTCTTCTTCCACCTGTGCAATGGGGCGGATGACCCCCGGCTTCAGTGGCTCGGTGAGGTCGAGCGTAACGCCCTCCTCCTCAATCACCGAGAGCACATCGAGAAGGTAGCGGGCATTGAAAGCCACCTCCACATCATCGCCCTCTCGTAGCACCTCGAGCTCCTCATAAGCGCTGCCGACGATCTGGTTTTCCGCGGTCAGCACAAGCTTGTCCTCATCGGTGCGTAGAATGATGCGATGGGCGCTGGCGCTGTCTCGCGCGACGATGGAGGCGCGTTTCACCGCCTGAAGGAAGGGCTGAGTTGGAATGGAGAGGCGGCGGCGGTACTCTGTGGGAATGACGCGCTGATAGGGCGGGAACTGGCCCTCGATGAGGCGCGAGACGATCTGCACATCGTCCTCTCCAGGCAGCAGGAAGCGGACCTGGTTGGAGGAGATGGTAACGTTGACGTCACCCTCACTATCGGTAAGAAGACGCAGAAGCTCGTTCATGGTGCGTGAGGGCACCACAGCGTTCTGGGTTCCGCGCACGTTGTTGAGGGCCACCGTACAGAGGGCAAGACGATGGGTGTCGGTGGAGACTAGATGCAGTGCGTTCTCCTCAACCACCATAAGAATGCCGGTAAGGATGGCGCGTCCTTCATCGGAGGAGACGGCGAAAATGGTTTTTCGGATCATCTCTTTGAGAACGGCTTGCGGCACGGTAAAGGAGACGGCATCGGCCACCTCCGGCAGCTGAGGATACTCCTCGGCAGGAAGGCCGAGGATTTTGTAGTCGGATCGCTCGCAGTGGAGGCGCACGGTGTGGCTGCGATCGACGGAGAGGGCCACATCGCTCTTATCGGGCAGGTTGCCAAGCACCTCCGCCAAGGTACGTGCCGGTGCGGTTAGCGCCCCAGGCTCTTGCACGGTGGCCGCGACACGGCAGGAGATGCCCAACTCCAGGTCTGTGGCCACAAGGCGCAGACCGCCCTCCTCCGAACGAATAAGGATGTGGCTGAGGATGGGCAAGGGACTGCGGCCGCTCACCGCATGTGCGACGGCCTGCACAGCGGAAAAAAGATCTTTACGAGGGCAGATAGCCTTCAAGCTGCTGTTGGTTTCGATGGGTGTGGTTACCATGAGGTTTCCCTTTCTCGTTGTGAGGTTTCGTAGAAAAGGACGGGCGGGAGGACGAAAAAGTGTCGCATGGATTTTGCTAATTTTTGCCTAATTTGGCTATAAAAAGAAATTTTTTCAAATTTTTGCCCAATTGGCTACTTTTATGGCTCGAATCGGGTAATAATATATAGGGGAAGCGTTCTCTGCAACTGGAGCGCCTCCTGCGAACATCAACCGAGATGCTCGCGTGAACGGAAGGAGACATAAAACGGATGTCCAGCCTGCTTGTCACCAACAAAGAAGAGTTCGTTTCGGGCGAAGTGGTTGAGCCTGGGGTATACGAAGACCTCGAAAGCGGCGCCATTTTGGAGATTCGCGAGCCGGATGCGTTGCCAGAAGGGGCCCGCGTGGTTCACTATCTGCGGCGCTTCCGGCGCATCGGGCAGCTACAAGAGGACGCCCGTGACCTCAACTCCGGAAGTGAGGCCACCAGAAACCGCTAGGGCTCTGGAAACGGGCGTCTTTGCTTGTACCCGAACTTCACAGAAAATCTTCCCCTATGAGCCGCGCACCTGGGGGTGAAGTCGGGAGATACAGGGCGGCAGAAGGCCCTCTTGCCGCCCTGTTTTCCTTTTAGAACCGCCAAGTGGGCTGAAGGTAGAACCAGTTCACCTCATGGGCCAGCGTCGGAGCGAGCGTACGTATGAAGTGCCCTGGAAAGAAGTGGCTATAGCCCATTTCGAGGCTTAGCGTCCTGGAGAGGTGGTAGGTCGCAATGAGGTCTACATCGGTGCCGATCTCTCGCCCCGCTGTCCCGTTAGGGCTACGTAAAGGCAGCCCATTAACTCCCTTCACCGGCCCACCGGCGTACCAGTAGTCACGTGCATCGGCCAGCGCCAAAAAGTGCGTGTCTACCGAAAG of Chthonomonas calidirosea T49 contains these proteins:
- a CDS encoding DUF1559 domain-containing protein produces the protein MVKRTRAFTLIELLVVIAIIAILAAILFPVFAQAREKARAIACLSNCRQIGLALSMYLQDWDEKFPQEHPTTSNPVVDDSQGQLETIDYGSPFDKILPYVSGHDSNKVGIYICPSDPDPHGQSLLDANGNCKNTDPPAPPPGALTSYVLNAYYLFGATLAQLPDPSRSIYISERRDTFCDVHYHPWLGEILAPNGPNDPINPIAIAYNRHNGGSNFVYADGHAKWHRFEDTIRPFEGHELYGEHQAF
- the dnaN gene encoding DNA polymerase III subunit beta translates to MVTTPIETNSSLKAICPRKDLFSAVQAVAHAVSGRSPLPILSHILIRSEEGGLRLVATDLELGISCRVAATVQEPGALTAPARTLAEVLGNLPDKSDVALSVDRSHTVRLHCERSDYKILGLPAEEYPQLPEVADAVSFTVPQAVLKEMIRKTIFAVSSDEGRAILTGILMVVEENALHLVSTDTHRLALCTVALNNVRGTQNAVVPSRTMNELLRLLTDSEGDVNVTISSNQVRFLLPGEDDVQIVSRLIEGQFPPYQRVIPTEYRRRLSIPTQPFLQAVKRASIVARDSASAHRIILRTDEDKLVLTAENQIVGSAYEELEVLREGDDVEVAFNARYLLDVLSVIEEEGVTLDLTEPLKPGVIRPIAQVEEEENSGFDLDYLCVLMPMQIV